The genomic window ATGGACGTAACATTTCAAAGAACCTCTTGGAGAAGGCTGGGTTGGCGATACCCAAAAAAGAGGGGAATGGCTATTATGACCGTTTTCGGAACCGGCTGATGTTCCCTATCTTAGACTCACGGAAGAATGTGCTCGGTTTTGGTGGAAGGGCGCTGGATGATTCACAGCCCAAATATCTCAACTCACCGGAAACTATCCTCTTTAACAAAAGCCAGATCCTTTATGGCATCGATATCGCAAAAAATGCCATTGTAAAAGAGCGTAAAGTGATCCTCATGGAGGGCTACACGGATGTCATCATGGCACACCAGCATGGCATAGCATGGTCGGTCGCCGTCATGGGAACGGCCATTTCGCGTCACCATTTGCGGCTTTTACGGCAATATTGTAACCAGGTGATCCTTCTTCTGGATTCAGACCTTGCGGGATGGAAATCTTCTGACAGGAATCTGGACATCTTTATTGAAGAAGAATTTGATGTGAAAATTGCGCAACTCCCCAAGGATTACGACCCGTGCGATTTCCTTGTGGAAGAGGGTGCAGACAAATTTCTGGCGCGTATTCATCATGCAAAAGATTTTTTTAGTTTTAAGATCGAAACGGCCTCATCAAAATGGGACACGGCAACGATTCAGGGAAAGGCAAACGCCATAAACGACGTTCTTTCAACGGCAATGAAGATGCCGGATATTATCAAACGCAATTTGCTGATTAAGTGGATTGCGGAACAGATGTCTATTGATGAAGCATCCCTGCGTATCCAATTGAAAAAATTCAATAAACCCGCCGCTTCCACAAACGAGAAACCGACGGTTCAGCAACGATTAGACGCTTCGTTCACCGCTGAGCGTGAGCTTTTGCATCTGATGTTGTCCTGCAATGAACTTATTCCCAAAGTCATGCAGGAAATCGGTCTTGAGGAGTTTCATAACCGGGATCTTTTTGCAATCGCCGGAAAGACCGTTGAATTATACCGGAAAAATACGGTTGTGAGGGAGGAAGACGTATTGCATGTCCTCGATGACGCACACCTGAACAAAACACTGATGGATCTTGTAACAACAAAAGAATTTCAACAGGTTACCAATCAGGACAAACGACTGGAAGCATGCATTCATTTTTTTAAACGGCGGAACAGCAAAAAAGAGCGCCGCCAGGCAAAGGAAAAAACGCTCAGAACCATGATGGCCAGCAGCAACGAAGAAGATATCCTTGTGTCGCTAAGCGAATTCCACCGGAAAAGCAAGGACATTCACATCCTGAAAAATAACCTGTGATGGCTTGTGGCCTTTACCCTATCGGATGTGAAACAGATTACGAAGAAACAAAAAGACCAGTATCGATCGTCTTTATTCGCATAAATTAACCTTGTTGAGGAGGTTTATCTTTTGTATGGAGAGTTTAAACCAAAAAATCAAGCAGCTTGTACAAAAAGGCAAAGAAAAGGGCTATCTAACATACGAAGAGCTGAATGATATCCTGCCTGACGATGCGGATATTTCTCCCGAGAAGATTGATGATATCTTAATGATGCTGGATGAATTAGGCATCGATTTAATCGATGAAACTGAGATTGAAAGCCGCGATATTGTTGAGACAGAAGAGGGAGAACCATATCCCGAAGTCGATCTGGAATTTGGTGAAGTTCCCACGATTACCGAAAAGATAGACGACCCGGTTCGCATGTACCTTACTCAAATGGGTGAAATTCCTCTGCTTACCCGCGATGAAGAGATCATGCTTGCAAAAAAAATAGAAATTACCCGAAAGCGATTCCTGAAAAAGGTCATGCATTCCGATCTTTCCCTGACAACCTGCTTACGAATCTTAGAGGATGTCAATAACGGAGAGCTGTCGTTCGACCGCACCCTGAAGGTAAATGCCATGGTCGACAATTGCAAGGACGAAATTTTAGAGCAGTTTCCGCGGAGCGCAAAACTCCTGAAATCCCTTCTCCAGAAAAACAAGGAAGATTATCTCAGGGCAAAACGGAAGCAAATTTCCAAAAAGGAAAAGATAAAGCTCCTCAGGACGATCAGAAACAGAAGGCGAAAGGGAATCGATCTGCTTGAAGAAATCAACATTCGCACAAAACGAATCCAGCCCATGATGAAAAAACTCCAGGAGATCATTTTTGAAATGGAGATACTGGAAGACCAAATGTCTGAGTCGAAGCAGCGTACCCGTTCCAACGGACATTATAAAGAACTGGAATCACAATTCGCAAAACTGGAGGAACTGGTTCTGGAATCTTCCAGGAGTTTGAAACGGCGGGTAGATTCCGTGGAATGCATTTATCGGGAGCACGAAGCCGCCAAGAGAAAACTTTCTGGCGCGAATCTCCGGCTGGTCGTCAGCATTGCAAAAAAATACCGGAATCGCGGGCTGAGTTTTCTGGATTTGATTCAGGAAGGAAATACCGGTCTCATGCGGGCCGTTGATAAATATGAATACCGGCGGGGGTATAAATTCAGCACGTACGCTACCTGGTGGATACGTCAGGCAATTACCCGTTCCATTGCAGATCAGGCCAGAACGATACGTATCCCGGTGCATATGATCGAGACAATGAGTAAAATAAGGAATGTTTCCAAGAAACTGCTGCAGGAAAAAGGCCGTGAGCCAACCATTGAAGAGATCTCACGAGAAGTGAAGATTACCGTGGGAGAAGCCCGGCGTGTCCTGAAAATATCCCGGCATCAAATCTCGCTGGATCGGCCTGTCGGCGAAAGCGAGGATAGCTCCTTCGGTGATTTTATCGAAGATGAAAAGGCGGAATCACCGGTATCTGCCGCAACCCAGGAGATGCTCAAGGATAAAATTGAAAGCGTCCTGGAAACGCTAACATACCGAGAGAGAGAGATCATCAAACTCCGGTACGGTATTGGCGACGGCTACACTTACACCCTTGAAGAGGTGGGCAAGATATTCAAAGTCACGCGGGAAAGGGTAAGGCAGATTGAGGCAAAGGCCGTGCGAAAATTACAGCATCCGATCAGAAGCCGGAAACTAGAAGGATTTTTGGATGGCATCAGCGCTGATTAGCCAGCGAAAGAGATATCAGGCGACTCCCTGGTAGCGATCCTGTTTCTCCTGGTTTTGTGTACAAATTTATTGTGTGAGAGGAATCTATGAGCGAAAGGATTGAGGTACTGCGGAGATTGCAGTCAATCGATACCAAACTGCGGCGGTCGGAAGACGACAAACTCTATCGCGGGCACGATGTTCAAAAGAAACTTGCCCTCATCCAGCAGAAGAAGACAGAATTGTTAAAGCTGAACGACGAGATAAAGAATTATCAAAAGGATGTAGGAATTAAGGAACTTGACCTGAAAAGCGCAGAAGCAGAGATTGCTAAATTGCGACTTCAGATGAATCAAGTCAAAACGAATAAGGAATACAGCGCCATCAAAACGGAAATCGGCGGAAAGGAAGCAAACAAGTCTGTTCTGGAAGAAGAAATCATTGGCATGATGACAAAATGTGAAGAAATGAATCAGAGATACCGGGTATTTGAAAAAACGATCGAGCAGGAAAATTCTCAGTTCAAGGAGCTCCAGAAACAGGTGGAGGCGGATATGAAGACCATTGATGCAGAGATGCATGAACTGACAACCATGCGCAATAAATACGCAACCTTGCTTGACTCAGACGCACTGCAACACTATAATCGCTTAGTAAGCCACAAGGATGCCGTGGCTATCGTCCCGGTAGTTAACCGGGTATGTCAGGGATGTTTTATGTCCGTAACAGCCCAGACGTTGAATCAGCTTTTATCAGGCAAGGACCTTACCTTTTGCAATAGTTGCGGGCGTATTTTATATCTGAATAACGGGAATGAAGTCTTAACCGAGGAAGAAGAAAAGTAGACAAGGCGGTCGTCGGCTCTTTTTTTTAAGTAAAAAGGGCGGGAGGAAAGTCCGAGCTCCACAGGACACAGTGCTCCGTAACGCGGAGTCCCGGCAACGGGAAGGAAAGTGCAACAGAAAATATACCGTTCCATTTTTTAGTGGAATAAGGGTGAAATGGCGGGGTCGTTTCCCCGGTAAAAAGTCCGGGTCTGAACTGACTTAATGTAAGAGCCCACCGCTCCGGTGGTGACATCGGAGGCATGGCAAACCCCACTGGGAGAAAGGTTAAATAGAGAGGGATGAAGTGGTCCGCTTCGGTAGCACCTCTGGGTAAACCGTTTGATCTCGCTGGCAACGACGAGACTAGATAAATGACCGCCCACGACAGAACTCGGCTTATTGTCTACTTAAAAAGAAAAACCCCTCTGATGTATTGTTTTTCAGAGGGGCTTTTCTTTTTCCGGCGACCTATTTCTTTTTTCCCTTTTCTCCGCCTTTTTGCTTTTCCATCCCTTCCTTCTTTTTTCCGCCGGGGTTATGTTTCGCACATGTCGTACACATATTCCCACTCCTCTTCTGTCAAAAAAGGTGATTTCTGAAATAAAATACCGTTTTCGTGAATTTTTACCGTACGGATGACTGACGTATGGATTCTATCAGGTGCAAACCCCTCTCAAGGGCTTGTTTATTGATGGTAAATAAATCTCCCTTCTTCCCTTTCAACATCTCTTGCAACTGTTCCAAAATAAGGCTGGGAGAAAATAACTTTTTAATCTCCAGATAGGCACCCAGCATGACGATGTTTGAGACCAGGACATTTCCCAGCTTACTTGCGATCTCTGTTGCTGGTATATTAAAGACGGTAGCGTCATGATGGCTGTCTGCCTTGATCATGGATGCGTTTAAAAGAAGCAACCCTTTAGACTTTAGCATCCCCTTGAATTTTTGATACGAAGGCTGATTCATGATAATCAGGGTATCCGCCTCTTCAATAATCGGAGAAAAAATTTCATCATTTGAAATAACCAGGTGATATACCGCCGTCCCGCCTCGCACTTCAGTACCATAGGAAGGAAAATAGGTTACCTTCTTTCCATCCGTCATAGCGGCCTGGGCAAGTAATTTTCCCAGCAGCATCATTCCCTGTCCGCCAAAACCGGCCAAAACAATCCTTTCCGTCATTTGGGTAGAAAAATAATTACTCATGGTCCCAATCTTTAATTACACCAAGCGGGAATGCCTTGGACATTTCCTCGTCAATATGCCGCATCGCTTCGTTGGCATCCATCCGCCAATAAATGGGACAGGGCGACAGAATTTCTATCAGGGAAAATCCTCTTTTCTCCATCTGTGTCTTAAATCCTTTTTCAAGGGCTTTCTTCGCCTTCCGAACATTTTCCGGGGAGGAAAGGCTCACTCGTTCAAGATAGCTGCTTCCTCCTAAAACGGCCAGAAGTTCACAAACACGAATAGGATGTCCCTCGCTGAGCGGGTTTCTGCCTGATTGCGTAGTTGCCGTTTTCTGCCCCGGAAGGGTTGTTGGCGCCATCTGACCGTTCGTCATACCGTATACAGCATTATTGACAAAGATGAAGGTAATATTCTCGCCTCTGTTAGCTGCATGAATAATCTCTGCCGTCCCGATTGCCGCAAGATCACCGTCGCCCTGATAGGCAAAAACGACGTGGTCGGGATGCACCCGTTTAATTCCGGTGGCCACCGCCGGAGGGCGGCCATGTGCAGCTTCACACATATCAATATCAAGATAATTATAGGCAAGCACGGAACACCCTACCGGAGCCAGCCCAATAGTTTTTCCCCGGATTCCCCATGCATCAATGATTTCCGCGATAAGCCTCAGCACAATTCCGTGTCCGCACCCAGGACAAAAATGCGTTGGGGTATCGATAAATGTTTTTGGCTTTTCATATAATGCTTTCATATCATCTTACCTCAGCTAATTGTAATAAGGTATTGGCCAGATTGTCTGGTACGATTTCCACAATCTTTTTGATTACCTGCGAAGATGTTGGAACTCCACCACCAGTCCTCCCGTAAAAATGAACCGGGCATCTGCCTTCAACGGCAAGTCTTACATCTTCAACCATCTGCCCAGAGCTCATCTCAACCGTCAAAATACACTGCACTTTTTCCGCGACCCTGCGAATGACCTCTTTCGGAAAAGGCCACAGGGTAATGGGACGTATTAAGCCAACCTTGAATTCGAGCTGTCTGCTCTTCTTAACAACTTCCGTGCATACCCGCGCAGATGTTCCGTAAGCGACTAATACCACGTCTGCTTTATGCGTATTAATCATTTCATAACGGACTTCGTTCTCATCTATCGTCTTGTATTTCCTCTGCAGGTGGGCATTAAACTCCTCCAGTTGCCCTTTTACGGGATAGAAAGACTTTACAATATTTCTCTTTCTCCCTTCAGCCCCTGCCAATGCCCAGGTTTTTGGGGGGAGGTTTTCCCTGGGTTTCTTATGAAATTCCACGGGTTCCATCAACTGACCGATTTGTGCGTCGCCCAGGATCATAACCGGATTTCGGTACTTATCGGCAAGATCAAAGGCATCGTACACCAGATCTGCCATCTCCTGAACAGAACTGGGCGCCAGCACTATGACATGGTAATCACCATGTCCGCCACCTTTGACTGCCTGAAAATAGTCTGCCTGAGACGCTGAGATATCCCCTAACCCAGGCCCTCCGCGCTGTATATTGACAATGACACACGGCAATTCACTCCCGGCGAGATAGGAAATTCCCTCCTGTTTCAGACTAATGCCGGGACTGGAGGATGATGTCATGGCACGACCACCTGCTGCCGCACTTCCATAGACCATATTGATGGCTGCGATCTCGCTCTCAGCCTGAATAAAGGCACCGCCAACCTGGGGCATCCTCGCTGACATATAATTGATCAGTTCATTCTGAGGAGTAATAGGATACCCATAATAGTACCTACAACCTGCCACAATAGCTGCTTCCGCAGCCGCCTCATTTCCCGTCATTAATTGTTTCATGATCAATATGCCCTTTGTAAATTGTTTTAAAGATAACGCTCATACCGTTAGTGATAAATCTCTATCGCTACATCAGGACACATGATTGCACATTTTTTACAACCATCACATTCCGCATCTTCCCTGAATTTCACCGGATGCAAACCCTGTTCATTGATGGTATCAGATATAACAAACGCCTTGTTATGGCATACCGGCACACAGAGAAGGCATCCCTTACAATAATTCTCTTTTATCTTAATTACGGCCATAATTCGGTTGTCCTCCCCAATTCAACTTCTCCCGCAACACGCCATAAAATGTCCTTTCGCCCGTGTCTATCATCTGAACCTCAACATCTGATCTTTCAACCTTTACCTTATCGCCCATTTCCAGATCCGTAAAGACCTGACCATCAACCGTAAAACCGGTGCCGGTTAACTGAGATAAGATTTCCATTTCGATTTTTACATCCGCAGAAACTACCAGCGGCCGGTTTGTCAACGTATGAGGACATATGGGCACGATAATAAAGGCATGCAAATCAGGCGTTAAAAGCGGTCCTCCGGCAGACAGCGAATGCGCCGTTGAGCCCAGGGGTGTAGATATGATCAGGCCATCCGCCCGATATGTTGCAACGTCTTCCCCATCAATATTTAATTTTATGGAGATCAACCGAGAGAGAGAAGAGCGGGAGATCACCGCATCATTAATACCCATGGATTCGCTTATCATATTTCCTGCGCGTTCGACACGGGATAACAGGAGCATCCTTTTACGCACCCGATAATTTCCGACAAATATTTTTTCTAAGGAGGCGCACACATTCTTTTCCATAAGTTCTGCCAAGAAGCCAAATCTTCCCATGTGTACACCTATGATTGGTATTTGATTTTTTCCAAGCCCCCGGCATGTCGAAAGAATTGCTCCATCGCCTCCAAACACTATCGCAATTTCCGCTCCAATCTTCTCAATTTTCTTCCCTTTTGACACATCAAGAATTTCAGCAACGACATGTTTGTCCAACCATGGTTTTAAGCCAAAGATCGTATCATAAATCTTTTTCCTACTCAAGTCGCCAAGAACCAGAATCTTTTTCATTCGTTTAAACGGTCAAACGTTGCTTCCCTGCCTTGGTAAAGGAACCGCGCATATCCATCAAATCAAGCATTGCAATAAATTTCTCAGCAATTCCATTCTCATCTAAGCCAATATTTTTTAATATCAGATTTCGCGGACCATGCTCCATAAAGCGATCAGGAATGCCCATGCGCACAATTTTGTTACCGTTTTCCCCTTCATCTGAAACGAGTTCAAGCACCGCAGATCCAAAACCACCCATTAACGCATGGTCTTCCGCCGTAAGAATTAATTTGTTATTCCTAACCAATCTTAAAATAAGTTCTTTGTCAAGTGGTTTCGCAAACCTTGCATTTACCACGGTCACCTCAACTCCTTTTTCACTAAGTCTTTCTGCCGCGTCCATGCATCGGTACACCATAGCGCCGTAGGCCAGGAGAACGCCGTCGGGCCCTTCTCGCAAAATTTCGGCCTTTCCGATTTCAAATTTTTTATACTGAGGACTGAGTTTTTCCTCGGGGATGTCCTCTTTCGGGTACCGGATCGCTACGGGTTTTCCCGATTCCAGGGCAATCTTCAGCATAGACATTAACTCATTTCCATCTTTTGGCGCCATTAAGACAATCTCGGGCAGATTACGAAGATAGGCAATGTCAAAAATCCCGTTATGGGTCGCCCCGTCATTTCCCACAATCCCCGCCCGGTCGAGCGCAAAGACCACCCCATGTTTCTGCAAACAGATGTCGTGAAACACCTGATCATAAGCCCTTTGCAAGAATGTTGAATAGATAGCAACCACGGGCTTGATCCCCCCAGCCGACAGCCCATTCGCCAAACCCACGGCGTGTTGTTCGCAAATTCCCACGTCATAGAATCTGTCAGGAAATTTTTTTCCAAAAGATACGATACCGGTTCCATCGGGCATGGCAGCGGTAATGCCCACCACATTCGGGTCTGTTTTTGCCAGTTCTACAAGGGTATTCCCAAAGACCTTGGTATAGGCAATCTTTTGGGAATCGTGAGATGACGTCTTGATTTTTCCGTTACACATCTCAAACTTGCCGGCGCTGTGGTATTGTGCCGGGTTTTGGTATGCCGGTTCAAAACCCCTCCCTTTTTCCGTTATCACATGGAGTAATACAGGCCCACCAAGATGCTTAATATTATTCAGAGTATCAATGAGTATTCGGAAATCATGTCCATCAATTGGCCCAAAATAATTCAAACCAAGGTCTTTAAATATTTGACCTGGAATACCCCCTCTCTGGATTAACTCGACAATACGTTC from Candidatus Brocadia sp. includes these protein-coding regions:
- the dxs gene encoding 1-deoxy-D-xylulose-5-phosphate synthase, with the protein product MSKLLDSVEYPEDLKKLNLTDLPKLATEIREFIVDVVSKNPGHLSSNLGVVELTIALHYCFDFKKDKIVWDVGHQAYVHKILTGRKSKFLTLRQYKGLSGFPDKNESDYDPFTCGHSGDAISAALGLSCADAIRGEKRSIVAVVGDGAIGAGMSLEALNHAGDLKKNVLVVLNDNEMSISNTVGAFSKYLNKIRTAPIYADVRKEVHGLLKVVPVLGKPVEKTLERIVELIQRGGIPGQIFKDLGLNYFGPIDGHDFRILIDTLNNIKHLGGPVLLHVITEKGRGFEPAYQNPAQYHSAGKFEMCNGKIKTSSHDSQKIAYTKVFGNTLVELAKTDPNVVGITAAMPDGTGIVSFGKKFPDRFYDVGICEQHAVGLANGLSAGGIKPVVAIYSTFLQRAYDQVFHDICLQKHGVVFALDRAGIVGNDGATHNGIFDIAYLRNLPEIVLMAPKDGNELMSMLKIALESGKPVAIRYPKEDIPEEKLSPQYKKFEIGKAEILREGPDGVLLAYGAMVYRCMDAAERLSEKGVEVTVVNARFAKPLDKELILRLVRNNKLILTAEDHALMGGFGSAVLELVSDEGENGNKIVRMGIPDRFMEHGPRNLILKNIGLDENGIAEKFIAMLDLMDMRGSFTKAGKQRLTV
- a CDS encoding 3-methyl-2-oxobutanoate dehydrogenase subunit VorB; translation: MKQLMTGNEAAAEAAIVAGCRYYYGYPITPQNELINYMSARMPQVGGAFIQAESEIAAINMVYGSAAAGGRAMTSSSSPGISLKQEGISYLAGSELPCVIVNIQRGGPGLGDISASQADYFQAVKGGGHGDYHVIVLAPSSVQEMADLVYDAFDLADKYRNPVMILGDAQIGQLMEPVEFHKKPRENLPPKTWALAGAEGRKRNIVKSFYPVKGQLEEFNAHLQRKYKTIDENEVRYEMINTHKADVVLVAYGTSARVCTEVVKKSRQLEFKVGLIRPITLWPFPKEVIRRVAEKVQCILTVEMSSGQMVEDVRLAVEGRCPVHFYGRTGGGVPTSSQVIKKIVEIVPDNLANTLLQLAEVR
- a CDS encoding 4Fe-4S dicluster domain-containing protein, which translates into the protein MAVIKIKENYCKGCLLCVPVCHNKAFVISDTINEQGLHPVKFREDAECDGCKKCAIMCPDVAIEIYH
- a CDS encoding 2-oxoacid:acceptor oxidoreductase family protein, with the translated sequence MSNYFSTQMTERIVLAGFGGQGMMLLGKLLAQAAMTDGKKVTYFPSYGTEVRGGTAVYHLVISNDEIFSPIIEEADTLIIMNQPSYQKFKGMLKSKGLLLLNASMIKADSHHDATVFNIPATEIASKLGNVLVSNIVMLGAYLEIKKLFSPSLILEQLQEMLKGKKGDLFTINKQALERGLHLIESIRQSSVR
- a CDS encoding NAD(+)/NADH kinase, encoding MKKILVLGDLSRKKIYDTIFGLKPWLDKHVVAEILDVSKGKKIEKIGAEIAIVFGGDGAILSTCRGLGKNQIPIIGVHMGRFGFLAELMEKNVCASLEKIFVGNYRVRKRMLLLSRVERAGNMISESMGINDAVISRSSLSRLISIKLNIDGEDVATYRADGLIISTPLGSTAHSLSAGGPLLTPDLHAFIIVPICPHTLTNRPLVVSADVKIEMEILSQLTGTGFTVDGQVFTDLEMGDKVKVERSDVEVQMIDTGERTFYGVLREKLNWGGQPNYGRN
- a CDS encoding C4-type zinc ribbon domain-containing protein, whose product is MSERIEVLRRLQSIDTKLRRSEDDKLYRGHDVQKKLALIQQKKTELLKLNDEIKNYQKDVGIKELDLKSAEAEIAKLRLQMNQVKTNKEYSAIKTEIGGKEANKSVLEEEIIGMMTKCEEMNQRYRVFEKTIEQENSQFKELQKQVEADMKTIDAEMHELTTMRNKYATLLDSDALQHYNRLVSHKDAVAIVPVVNRVCQGCFMSVTAQTLNQLLSGKDLTFCNSCGRILYLNNGNEVLTEEEEK
- the dnaG gene encoding DNA primase; translation: MANFIPQEKIAEIQLASDIVHVISEYVSLKQSGKNFLGLCPFHSEKTPSFTVNPEKKLFKCFGCNEGGTVFNFIMKQEGMDFVDAVKFVASKSHIDLSHLDSIRKPSLSTTEKASLFNITNLAARFYNKILIDSEQARAAREYLKKRQINDESMKNFCLGYAPDRWDALLRVCHGRNISKNLLEKAGLAIPKKEGNGYYDRFRNRLMFPILDSRKNVLGFGGRALDDSQPKYLNSPETILFNKSQILYGIDIAKNAIVKERKVILMEGYTDVIMAHQHGIAWSVAVMGTAISRHHLRLLRQYCNQVILLLDSDLAGWKSSDRNLDIFIEEEFDVKIAQLPKDYDPCDFLVEEGADKFLARIHHAKDFFSFKIETASSKWDTATIQGKANAINDVLSTAMKMPDIIKRNLLIKWIAEQMSIDEASLRIQLKKFNKPAASTNEKPTVQQRLDASFTAERELLHLMLSCNELIPKVMQEIGLEEFHNRDLFAIAGKTVELYRKNTVVREEDVLHVLDDAHLNKTLMDLVTTKEFQQVTNQDKRLEACIHFFKRRNSKKERRQAKEKTLRTMMASSNEEDILVSLSEFHRKSKDIHILKNNL
- a CDS encoding thiamine pyrophosphate-dependent enzyme, with protein sequence MKALYEKPKTFIDTPTHFCPGCGHGIVLRLIAEIIDAWGIRGKTIGLAPVGCSVLAYNYLDIDMCEAAHGRPPAVATGIKRVHPDHVVFAYQGDGDLAAIGTAEIIHAANRGENITFIFVNNAVYGMTNGQMAPTTLPGQKTATTQSGRNPLSEGHPIRVCELLAVLGGSSYLERVSLSSPENVRKAKKALEKGFKTQMEKRGFSLIEILSPCPIYWRMDANEAMRHIDEEMSKAFPLGVIKDWDHE